DNA sequence from the Geobacter sp. AOG2 genome:
CATGCAGAAGATGGCCATGGACAAGCGCAAAAGCCTGCGCCAGGTGGCGGATGGCATCCTGAAGGGGGTATAACCGATTGAAGCCGGCCGTGGGCAACCCTGTGTGGTTGCCCCGTCGCCTTACCCCAATCTCCCCGCCGGGCTGGCACTGATCAGCCGCTCGGTTAGTACGTTAATCTCTGTGATCACTTTTTTATCCATCTTTTTCAGCCAGCGCGGTGGGATGCCTTCCATCCCAAAGTAGGCACCTGCCAGCATGCCGCAGATGGCGCCGGTAGTGTCCGCGTCAGCGCCCTGGTTGACGGTCCCCACGACGCATTCCTCGAAACTTTTCCCCCTGAAAAACCAGTGAAAGACGGTCTGGAGCGTATCAACCACATAGCCGGTGGCAAGTCCCCGGTAGGGCTCGAAGTTGAAGGTGGGAAAACGGGCTACCAAGCCGTCGGCTTGACGGCGCAGGCGGTTCCGTGATGCGCCGCAGATCGCCAGGTGCAGCATCTCTCCCAGGCAGATGCAGGCCGCGTCTGACAAGGGGTTGTTGTGGGTTATATGGGCCTGCTCGACCGCATATTTTTTCAGCAGTTCTCCGTCGGGTAGAGAGAAGAGCGCCACCGGAATGATCCGCATTGCTGCACCGTTGCCCGCATCCCACTCGTTTGGAGGCACCTCCGTAGTGCCATGCAGCATGAAGGCACGGATGCCCTTGCGGCAGGTGTCGCCGCAATCCACCGGTCGAGATTTGAGCCAGGCGGCAAAATTGCGGGAGATCGCCTCTACGGACCAGCCTTGGCTTTCGA
Encoded proteins:
- the draG gene encoding ADP-ribosyl-[dinitrogen reductase] hydrolase, yielding MFNQYNPAEIRNRAAAAFIGMAIGDALGATVEFMTAPEIAAKYGTFKDIIGGGWLRLKPGQVTDDTEMALCIARAIIESQGWSVEAISRNFAAWLKSRPVDCGDTCRKGIRAFMLHGTTEVPPNEWDAGNGAAMRIIPVALFSLPDGELLKKYAVEQAHITHNNPLSDAACICLGEMLHLAICGASRNRLRRQADGLVARFPTFNFEPYRGLATGYVVDTLQTVFHWFFRGKSFEECVVGTVNQGADADTTGAICGMLAGAYFGMEGIPPRWLKKMDKKVITEINVLTERLISASPAGRLG